CTGACGATCCTGCCAGTAGAGGTAGACACTGCCACTCAAGGCCAGGGCCAGCAGCAATATCAGAAAATAAAGGGGCCAGAGAGGACGTCGACGTGTCATGGACATGCGTTGGCGACCATGCCGTGATGATTCGGAATCATGGCTCGTCAAGTGATCGTCCTGACCGGGCACAATGGCTCGGGGGTTGCGATAGCTGTCATCAGACATGGGATTTTCGAATCCGAATTCGCGCCTCAGCGGCTTGCAGATAAATGATCATCGCGTACTCAAGGCGAATGCTACGATGCAATCCACCCTCGAGACCAGTCCGGTTCGAGCACAACCAGGGGCAATGCCCCAATGATGCCAAAGCGCGCACTCTGTTCCAAAACGGGTCCATTCGTTCCAATCGCCTGATATGCTGGGGTCTGCGCGATAAAGAATCGATTCCTCGTCTCATCATCAGTTGGAGACCCAAGTGGCGTTCGAGCTACCTCCATTGCCCTACGCTTACGATGCATTGCAGCCCTCCATATCGGAAGAAAACCTGCGTAGCCATCATGAAATATATCATCGTGATCTTTTAAGGCGTCTTGATCGACTGACTGCAGGGACACCAGCCGAATCGCGCTCTCTTGAAGAACTGATGCTTACAGGCACCGGGGAAATCCAGGCCTGCGCCTCTCAGGCATGGAATCATACCTTCCTGTGGCAATGCCTTTCGCCCTGGGGAGGTGGAATGCCAAAGGGGCAATTGGCCGAAGCGATCAAACGGCAGTGGGGAAGCTTTGAAGACTTTCAGAATGTTTTCGAACGTAGTGCCCTTGCCCATTTTCAATCCGGCTGGACATGGTTGGTCAGACGCGCCGATGCGCAGCCCGATATTGTCAATATCAGTGACGCAGGATCACCTTTGCTGCGGGGATTGACCCCATTATTGGCGATAGACATGTGGGAACATGCTTATTATCTCGACTATCGCATGGACCGGTACAAGTACGTTCAGGGCTTCTGGAAGCTGGCAAACTGGGCATTTGCCGAACAGAATCTTGGGGCATGAAAGATGTTGAACCGAAGAGGATCGCCTTGACGATCCTCTTCGGTTCATGTCGCGCAAGAAAGCACACGATACCTATTCCGATTCGGAAACAGGATCAGCCTTGCGCCCCACCCCCCGGTAAACCAGTCCATGACCGGCAACGAAGCCGGGATCGTAAATGTTACGACCATCCAGAATCAGAGGGCTGTTCAAAAGCGTTGCCAGGCGACGCCAGTCCGGATTCCAGTAACATTTCCACTCGGTCACCAGCATTAACGCATCAGCGCCCTCACAGGCCTGGTAATTGTCATCAACCAGTGTCAGCAAGGGGTGTTCGCCGTAGTAACGCGACAGCGAAGGCAATGCTGCGGGATCATGTACTCGAACATGAACATTCTGTGCCCAGAGTGCCTCGATCAATCTCAGCACGGGCGCCTGGTCAATTCTGGCGGTATTGGGCTTGAAGGCTGCGCCCCAGATAGCAACGGTCAGATTATCGATCTGACCATCATGGTACTGCCAGAACCTGCGAAACAGGGTTTCCTGCTTTTGCGCATTAACATCGATAACCTGCTTGAGTAGTGCCGAATCACGATTGCTCTGTTCGCCAATACGAGACAGCCGATGGAGATTACGAGCAAAACTCGGCCCACCGAAGCCACTGCCGGGATAAAGATACTCATGACCAATACGGCGATCGGCCCCCATACCCTGGCGAATGGTTTCGATATCGACCTCAAGATGATCCGCCATATCGGCCAATTCGTTCATATAGCTGACTCGAGTAGCCAGCATGCCGATAATGGCCAGTTTGGTCAGCTCGGCTGCACGCCGCGGCATCAGCTGGAAGACATCTTCGCGCCGATTGAAGGCCCGCAGCAGCTCACGGATCTGACGTTCCGCCCACTCATTTTCGCTGCCCAGCATCCAACGCTCGGGACGCATGAACATGCCAAGCGCCCTGCCCTCCTCGAGCATGTCAGGCAGCGCTACGGCAACCTGTCGGTCACGACGAACCAGTTCCTCGAGCTTTTCGGTATGCCCAATG
This DNA window, taken from Kushneria phosphatilytica, encodes the following:
- a CDS encoding nucleotide sugar dehydrogenase, which codes for MQVVVHGSELSAATAAAALATVGHQVYWWPHPAQPWSALSESDWLKSEPGLLDQLQQNIAEGTLQLCDSPRSLPAADIYWLGLSADQRHDADQWVESTLSKESHDFVLVNNSTFPIGHTEKLEELVRRDRQVAVALPDMLEEGRALGMFMRPERWMLGSENEWAERQIRELLRAFNRREDVFQLMPRRAAELTKLAIIGMLATRVSYMNELADMADHLEVDIETIRQGMGADRRIGHEYLYPGSGFGGPSFARNLHRLSRIGEQSNRDSALLKQVIDVNAQKQETLFRRFWQYHDGQIDNLTVAIWGAAFKPNTARIDQAPVLRLIEALWAQNVHVRVHDPAALPSLSRYYGEHPLLTLVDDNYQACEGADALMLVTEWKCYWNPDWRRLATLLNSPLILDGRNIYDPGFVAGHGLVYRGVGRKADPVSESE
- a CDS encoding superoxide dismutase, which gives rise to MAFELPPLPYAYDALQPSISEENLRSHHEIYHRDLLRRLDRLTAGTPAESRSLEELMLTGTGEIQACASQAWNHTFLWQCLSPWGGGMPKGQLAEAIKRQWGSFEDFQNVFERSALAHFQSGWTWLVRRADAQPDIVNISDAGSPLLRGLTPLLAIDMWEHAYYLDYRMDRYKYVQGFWKLANWAFAEQNLGA